One genomic window of Acuticoccus sediminis includes the following:
- a CDS encoding M15 family metallopeptidase has product MAKAAATIDKGAEKAGKSIEKELRDGAKGGERALESLSRRGARSLGDLTQGIGAVRGALAGAFAAAGVGELVSRVREATAAVAEMNKEAAVAGLDTTTFQEFSFVARKFRVSQDAIVDGFKEMQLRADEFAVTGKGSAADAFARLGYGVEDVTLKLQRPAQFFDEIIDRVRQLGSTAAQIRVLDEIFGGTGGEQLMTVVRQSTQSMSDLRREAHEVGAVLSGELIDKAVVLDQRIADLSTAVQTKLRTAFINAGTAAYGIVDAIDAAIRKLDTLATEFGNSDFWSRINNWAAANGLMSVPEGMTILDNDLAGTIGNRAIEDQRKRVAYLENEIAEVNRYMALPDGERGVMTLDGLRDRAAELTRELAHANAELRVLEQTAGTIHIQPIPVPNQYGPYLQGEAGLGAGVGGSNKSFSALEDSFEGALRRMIADAKAAGHDISLNSGFRSNERQAELFAAAVEKYGSEQAARKWVAPPGGSKHNYGLAADLGYGNDAARQWAHQNAANYGLNFRMSHEPWHVEPNGASIPSANPAPNTNRDADAAAAKRQADAIQRVTQQLQFENDQLGRSTLQQQIHQALRQAGITIDSEWSAPRFDRTGGIADKA; this is encoded by the coding sequence ATGGCCAAGGCCGCAGCCACTATCGACAAGGGCGCAGAGAAGGCCGGCAAATCCATCGAGAAGGAACTACGCGACGGCGCCAAGGGCGGTGAACGTGCCCTTGAAAGCCTGAGCCGTAGGGGCGCCCGATCACTCGGTGATCTTACCCAAGGCATCGGTGCCGTACGTGGTGCGCTTGCAGGCGCCTTTGCCGCTGCCGGTGTTGGCGAGTTGGTCAGTCGCGTCAGGGAGGCAACGGCAGCCGTCGCCGAAATGAACAAGGAAGCGGCGGTTGCCGGCCTCGATACGACGACCTTTCAGGAATTCTCGTTTGTAGCGCGCAAGTTCCGTGTGTCCCAGGATGCGATTGTTGACGGCTTCAAAGAAATGCAGCTTCGTGCAGACGAATTCGCAGTGACGGGCAAGGGTTCAGCGGCGGACGCATTTGCCCGGCTCGGCTATGGCGTTGAGGATGTAACGCTGAAGCTCCAGCGCCCTGCGCAGTTTTTCGACGAAATCATTGACCGCGTTCGGCAGCTAGGAAGTACAGCCGCACAGATTCGCGTTCTCGATGAGATTTTCGGCGGCACTGGCGGCGAACAGCTCATGACCGTCGTCAGGCAGTCGACTCAATCGATGAGCGATCTGCGCCGGGAGGCCCATGAGGTTGGTGCGGTCCTGAGTGGCGAGTTGATCGACAAGGCCGTCGTTCTCGACCAACGCATTGCCGATCTATCCACGGCTGTTCAGACCAAGCTGCGCACCGCGTTCATCAATGCTGGCACCGCTGCATATGGCATTGTGGACGCGATCGATGCCGCCATTCGGAAGCTCGACACCCTCGCAACAGAGTTCGGCAATTCGGACTTCTGGTCGCGTATCAACAACTGGGCGGCTGCGAACGGGCTCATGTCAGTGCCGGAAGGCATGACGATCCTTGATAACGACCTCGCCGGCACCATCGGCAATCGCGCTATCGAGGATCAGCGGAAACGGGTTGCGTACCTCGAAAACGAGATTGCCGAGGTGAATAGATACATGGCGTTGCCGGACGGTGAGCGCGGTGTGATGACCCTTGATGGCCTTCGCGACCGTGCTGCCGAGTTGACCCGAGAGTTAGCCCACGCGAACGCCGAGTTGCGCGTTCTGGAGCAAACCGCTGGCACGATTCATATTCAGCCTATCCCGGTTCCCAACCAGTATGGGCCCTACCTTCAGGGTGAAGCTGGCCTTGGTGCCGGTGTCGGCGGTTCGAACAAGAGTTTCAGCGCACTAGAGGACTCGTTCGAAGGCGCCCTACGTCGCATGATCGCCGATGCTAAGGCAGCCGGGCATGATATCTCGCTCAACAGCGGGTTCCGTTCGAACGAGCGCCAAGCGGAGCTTTTTGCGGCTGCCGTCGAGAAATACGGGAGTGAACAGGCTGCACGGAAATGGGTCGCACCACCCGGCGGCTCAAAGCACAACTACGGCCTCGCCGCTGACCTCGGCTACGGGAACGATGCTGCACGCCAATGGGCGCACCAGAACGCGGCCAACTACGGCCTGAACTTCCGGATGAGCCACGAACCATGGCACGTTGAGCCGAACGGCGCTTCGATTCCTTCGGCCAACCCGGCACCGAACACCAATCGCGATGCCGATGCCGCCGCAGCCAAGCGCCAAGCCGACGCGATCCAGCGTGTGACACAGCAATTGCAGTTTGAGAACGACCAACTAGGCCGTTCGACCCTGCAACAACAGATCCATCAGGCATTGCGCCAAGCCGGCATCACCATCGATTCCGAGTGGAGCGCACCCCGTTTTGACCGGACAGGTGGCATAGCCGATAAGGCATAG
- a CDS encoding terminase large subunit, which yields MKTYPHWVFDDSPIDDPFGYGERAVQAIGAFKHPMSQSPKRRFELAPWQERIVRQIYGPRLPNGNRIVRKVVLLVPRGNRKTAFCAALALLHTIGPERNIGGLVQFAASDRGTARVAFEEARNIIQTDRRLKPYVGITDSRNYLGHLGDRTRMEAISSDAGLQHGRTPSFVLVDELHAWPKRDLFDVMETSLTKTPNTLMLIATTAGRGHTNHAWETIQYARKVASGEVEDPSFLPILFEADPDEDWTDEELWHRVNPGMPYGFPDLDGMRIAAREASTNPGKRDAFRQLHLNMWLEHSTSPFVDMEVYDKGAGPVDPEAMGDAPCFIGVDLSSNKDLTAVVMCWRDEDDRYVVKPHFFVPEDNIELRASRDGVPYPRWRDEGLIEATPGPAVDYKRVEEFIREQTKRYRVEEIAFDPYGASAMMQRLDDDGLPVLAFPQGWRTMSPAISELERAILSGKFVHGGHPVLRWNFNNIAVEYDKAENRSFHKKKSKDRIDGAVASAMAVARAAAYTEISGSILSYI from the coding sequence ATGAAGACCTATCCGCATTGGGTCTTTGACGACTCACCCATTGATGATCCGTTTGGCTACGGCGAACGCGCCGTACAGGCAATCGGTGCGTTCAAACACCCAATGAGCCAGTCGCCAAAGCGCCGGTTCGAGTTGGCCCCGTGGCAGGAACGTATCGTTCGCCAGATCTATGGGCCGCGCCTTCCCAACGGCAATCGGATCGTTCGCAAGGTTGTCTTACTGGTCCCTCGCGGCAATCGCAAAACGGCGTTCTGCGCTGCCCTGGCACTGCTGCACACCATCGGCCCGGAGCGCAACATTGGTGGCTTGGTGCAGTTCGCAGCGTCAGACCGTGGCACGGCGCGCGTCGCGTTCGAGGAAGCCCGCAACATCATTCAAACGGACAGGCGCCTGAAGCCCTACGTCGGGATCACGGATTCCCGAAACTATCTTGGGCACCTTGGAGACCGCACGCGCATGGAGGCCATCTCCTCAGATGCCGGCCTCCAGCATGGTCGTACGCCGTCATTTGTTCTGGTTGACGAACTCCATGCATGGCCGAAACGTGACCTGTTTGACGTTATGGAGACCTCACTTACCAAAACGCCAAACACCCTCATGCTGATCGCCACGACGGCAGGACGGGGCCACACCAACCACGCTTGGGAAACAATCCAATACGCCCGGAAGGTGGCCAGCGGCGAGGTTGAAGACCCATCCTTTTTGCCCATCCTGTTTGAGGCCGATCCCGATGAGGATTGGACCGATGAGGAACTTTGGCACCGTGTGAATCCTGGCATGCCCTACGGCTTCCCCGATCTGGACGGCATGCGGATCGCCGCACGCGAAGCCAGCACTAACCCCGGCAAGCGTGACGCCTTCCGCCAACTGCACCTGAACATGTGGCTGGAGCACTCGACCTCGCCATTCGTCGATATGGAGGTTTACGACAAAGGCGCCGGCCCCGTTGATCCCGAAGCCATGGGCGACGCGCCATGTTTCATTGGCGTCGATCTATCGAGCAACAAGGATCTTACCGCCGTCGTGATGTGCTGGCGCGACGAAGACGACAGGTACGTCGTGAAGCCGCACTTTTTCGTACCCGAGGACAACATCGAGCTACGCGCATCACGCGACGGTGTCCCTTACCCCCGTTGGCGCGACGAAGGGCTTATTGAAGCCACACCCGGCCCCGCCGTCGATTACAAGCGGGTGGAGGAGTTCATTCGCGAGCAAACGAAGCGCTACCGTGTCGAAGAGATTGCCTTCGATCCTTACGGAGCGTCGGCCATGATGCAGCGCCTGGACGATGACGGATTGCCTGTTCTGGCCTTCCCTCAGGGTTGGCGCACCATGTCCCCGGCGATTAGCGAGTTAGAGCGCGCCATCCTGTCGGGCAAGTTTGTTCATGGTGGCCATCCGGTTCTGCGGTGGAACTTCAACAATATTGCTGTTGAGTACGACAAGGCAGAGAACCGAAGCTTCCATAAAAAGAAGTCCAAAGACCGCATTGATGGCGCCGTTGCTTCGGCAATGGCTGTTGCACGCGCTGCAGCTTATACCGAGATTTCCGGATCTATTCTATCTTACATTTAA
- a CDS encoding P27 family phage terminase small subunit: MSRGRKPNPKSTESGLLKRTPSVPAWFPAEAKSVWRRVAKRLIERRVLAESDLDTLASYCVATANIEIITSGRGDKTINGTLNQAQQIQRQLAAELGLSPTSRSKVGTEPSDNDEDLSALGL, encoded by the coding sequence ATGAGCCGTGGCCGCAAGCCCAACCCAAAATCAACGGAATCCGGCCTTCTGAAGCGCACGCCGTCAGTCCCGGCGTGGTTCCCGGCTGAAGCGAAATCGGTGTGGCGGCGCGTTGCAAAGCGCCTCATTGAACGGCGCGTTCTTGCCGAGAGTGATCTAGATACGCTCGCGAGCTACTGCGTAGCTACGGCGAATATCGAAATCATCACGTCCGGACGCGGAGACAAAACCATCAATGGGACTTTGAATCAGGCCCAGCAAATCCAACGCCAATTAGCCGCAGAACTTGGTTTGTCGCCAACCTCGCGCAGTAAGGTTGGTACAGAGCCGAGTGATAACGATGAAGACCTATCCGCATTGGGTCTTTGA
- a CDS encoding phage head closure protein encodes MITSGQLDKIIEIKALTQAQDEYGAISESWATFATVHAQRLETRTSDFLRASGEGSETVAAFRIRWRPDVSVADRLSCNGDNFEIIEVVELGRRRALELRCRGRV; translated from the coding sequence ATGATCACCTCCGGACAGCTAGACAAAATCATTGAGATCAAAGCGCTAACTCAGGCACAGGACGAATACGGCGCAATTTCAGAGAGTTGGGCCACGTTTGCCACCGTGCATGCCCAACGGCTCGAGACGCGTACCAGCGACTTCCTGAGGGCTTCCGGCGAAGGTTCAGAGACCGTTGCGGCGTTTCGCATTCGTTGGCGCCCGGATGTGTCCGTAGCCGACCGCCTATCCTGCAACGGTGACAATTTCGAAATTATTGAAGTCGTCGAGCTTGGCCGTCGTCGCGCCCTTGAGCTTCGTTGTCGGGGGAGAGTCTAG
- the gp17 gene encoding tail completion protein gp17 yields the protein MESGSNTIQKALFQHLSNVPELAGIAIVDSVKCPDLPRVRMGPFAEGAVDLTTHRNHARLSFDLHVFTREPGSSENNAILAVIKTALRNWAPQFSWMRCADTRYSQQRTMRDAADADLCHGLISFDALIEYHTDDHLLIADSTIFAEWRLFDPQTMNTAIDGSGDIPGEGDAVGRFIDDVNSAVLSVTPDDNARPTYHSADGGSVLFDLETTNVEVATPTEWRNVWVAVCSNDGLEAYKTTLPGGTFSVFASERTYGANINFIGIYDGRLDRAPVSYRISNVLKEAGIIVWDDFVRWDDDDVWRETA from the coding sequence ATGGAGAGCGGATCAAACACAATCCAGAAGGCCCTATTCCAGCACCTTTCGAACGTACCTGAACTTGCTGGGATTGCGATTGTCGATAGCGTCAAATGCCCGGACCTTCCCCGCGTTCGGATGGGTCCGTTTGCCGAGGGTGCCGTTGACCTCACGACGCATCGGAATCACGCGCGGCTTAGCTTCGATCTGCACGTGTTCACCCGTGAGCCTGGGTCATCCGAAAACAATGCCATCCTGGCTGTCATCAAAACGGCCCTGCGCAATTGGGCGCCGCAGTTCTCTTGGATGCGATGCGCGGACACCCGCTACAGCCAACAGCGAACCATGCGCGACGCTGCCGACGCCGACCTTTGCCACGGCCTCATCAGCTTCGATGCCCTGATTGAGTACCATACGGACGACCACCTGCTGATCGCCGACAGCACCATTTTTGCCGAGTGGCGCCTGTTCGATCCGCAGACGATGAACACCGCAATCGATGGCTCCGGTGACATTCCCGGCGAAGGCGATGCTGTTGGGCGCTTCATCGACGATGTGAATTCCGCCGTGCTGTCCGTCACGCCCGACGACAACGCCCGGCCAACCTACCATTCCGCCGATGGCGGCAGCGTCCTGTTCGACCTCGAAACCACGAACGTTGAGGTTGCCACGCCGACCGAATGGCGAAACGTGTGGGTCGCTGTTTGCAGCAATGATGGCCTAGAGGCGTACAAGACCACACTCCCAGGCGGCACCTTCAGCGTGTTCGCCAGCGAACGGACGTACGGCGCGAACATTAACTTTATTGGGATCTATGACGGACGGCTAGACCGGGCGCCTGTCAGCTACCGCATCAGCAACGTGCTGAAGGAAGCCGGCATCATCGTTTGGGACGATTTCGTTCGTTGGGACGATGACGACGTTTGGAGGGAGACCGCATGA
- a CDS encoding HK97-gp10 family putative phage morphogenesis protein, with translation MGRVKGLDKAQRKLKTLSKSALEAVQPALIKGAEDIANIQRSLAPEDEGDLRDSIHVTKPGEATPYGAIRKGEATVAEPNQAIITAYSDDVDYAYHVEFGTSDTDAQPFFAPGYRLGKKKALNRIKRAIATAVKREAQ, from the coding sequence ATGGGTAGGGTTAAGGGCCTCGATAAGGCGCAACGCAAACTCAAAACTCTTTCGAAGAGCGCCCTAGAGGCCGTTCAGCCCGCACTGATCAAAGGTGCAGAGGACATCGCGAACATTCAGCGATCCCTTGCGCCAGAGGATGAAGGCGATCTTCGCGACTCCATCCATGTCACCAAGCCCGGTGAAGCCACACCGTATGGGGCCATTCGGAAAGGCGAGGCCACCGTCGCCGAACCGAACCAAGCCATCATCACCGCCTACAGCGACGACGTTGATTACGCCTATCACGTCGAGTTCGGCACGTCGGACACCGACGCCCAACCGTTCTTTGCACCGGGATATCGCCTCGGGAAAAAGAAGGCCCTGAACCGGATCAAGCGCGCCATCGCCACCGCCGTAAAGCGTGAGGCGCAGTGA
- a CDS encoding head-tail connector protein: protein MLVTLEEVKAHLRIDHNEDDTDLNGIIAAATAIALGFTGDPTLTDLDPVPADLRYAILVGVAHMFDHAGETGLDPRDAMAPFLAPYRKWSF, encoded by the coding sequence ATGCTTGTAACCCTCGAAGAGGTGAAGGCTCACCTCCGGATCGACCACAACGAAGATGACACGGACCTCAACGGCATCATTGCCGCTGCGACAGCAATTGCCCTCGGGTTCACTGGCGATCCGACGCTAACCGACCTCGACCCTGTCCCGGCTGATCTGCGCTACGCGATCCTTGTTGGTGTCGCGCACATGTTCGACCATGCTGGCGAAACGGGCCTCGATCCCCGCGACGCCATGGCCCCTTTCCTGGCTCCATACCGCAAATGGAGCTTCTGA
- a CDS encoding phage tail protein — MHNNYLTSQNPPRPIFTPSHEPTVTSTNEGNPAELKLNRSLTLKWAMIPKDKGRELLRFFKQHNRKPFAYHVPGDEHEHHWICNTYKVSTYPMPLFDVEANFIQITE, encoded by the coding sequence ATGCACAATAATTACTTAACCAGCCAGAACCCACCCCGGCCAATCTTCACGCCATCCCATGAGCCAACGGTGACGAGCACTAATGAAGGCAACCCGGCGGAACTGAAGCTCAACCGCAGCCTGACCCTGAAATGGGCCATGATCCCAAAGGACAAAGGCAGAGAGCTACTTCGGTTCTTCAAGCAGCATAACCGCAAGCCGTTCGCCTATCACGTTCCCGGCGATGAGCACGAGCACCATTGGATCTGCAACACCTATAAGGTCTCGACGTACCCAATGCCGCTGTTTGATGTAGAAGCCAATTTTATACAGATTACCGAATGA
- a CDS encoding phage tail protein has translation MALTTFTPTRTPSENSIRDTTPKLLIAEFGDGYTQITADGTNHIRETLRLTWQFLDVTEADYIEDFFRAQGGHTPFYYTAPDDSTAKKWTCRKWNRTFQENNRRTITAEFTQDFSNAQ, from the coding sequence ATGGCCCTAACGACGTTTACGCCCACGCGCACACCCTCTGAAAATTCTATCAGGGACACGACGCCAAAGCTTCTCATTGCGGAATTCGGCGACGGCTATACGCAAATCACGGCAGACGGCACCAACCACATCCGGGAGACTCTTCGCCTGACGTGGCAATTCCTCGACGTGACCGAAGCCGACTATATCGAAGATTTCTTTCGTGCCCAAGGTGGCCATACGCCATTTTACTATACGGCACCCGATGATTCCACGGCTAAGAAGTGGACATGCCGGAAGTGGAACAGGACATTCCAAGAGAACAACCGACGCACCATTACAGCCGAGTTCACACAGGACTTCAGTAATGCACAATAA
- a CDS encoding HNH endonuclease, protein MPQKPRSLRSCGCLLRPGEECEHIKAAKAKRDKQRQNAKERGYDAQWQRARRLFLAEHPQCVRCGHPASVVDHIKPHRGNRRLFWLRSNWQALCTKCHNSWKQSFERKK, encoded by the coding sequence ATGCCACAAAAACCGCGTTCCCTTCGTTCGTGCGGATGCCTGCTACGGCCCGGCGAGGAATGCGAACACATCAAGGCCGCCAAAGCCAAAAGGGATAAGCAGCGCCAGAACGCCAAAGAGCGTGGCTACGATGCCCAATGGCAACGCGCCCGTAGGCTCTTTCTCGCCGAGCACCCCCAATGCGTCCGCTGCGGCCATCCGGCAAGCGTCGTCGATCACATTAAGCCGCATCGTGGCAATCGTCGCCTGTTTTGGCTCCGGTCCAACTGGCAGGCCCTTTGCACCAAGTGCCATAACAGTTGGAAGCAATCATTTGAGAGAAAGAAGTAA
- a CDS encoding phage major capsid protein has protein sequence MSEVIEIKAAFTTGDTGDIEGIAWPFGKADRVGDVIEKGAFAGAPTSLPMLWAHDQSQVIGVWTSIIEGQKGLELKGHLLINDVAKAREVHAMVRAGAASGLSIGFQTKSATPIRGGGRTIRSVDLLECSVVAVPANADARITSIKSNSLSNQDVTPMDNEVIEDEAETVDLAETISELKASLAETTKAFDALKTDHQKLATRLNRPGVITAKTEDAAETETKAFRAFVAGDQKALSVTGDSGGKGGVLAPATFQATVQRLLIEASPFRQFASVMTIGAPSIELPVQDSAVQVSWVGENETRPDTDAAFSTLTIDTFGMGAQVSISNDLIADSQVDIMSIIASDFAKQAAKAEGLAFLDGDGTKKPTGLLRNANVAVQDATGTTLAIDDIVDLTVSLPNEYARSSKLFMNRKTRAALRKLALAEAPDAWGDSLAAGTPSTFLGFPIIELPDLDDVAADATPILFGDLAQTFRVVDRAGLTLFSDPYTKAANNMTVVHVNRRVGGAVINPDAMTFYTMAAA, from the coding sequence ATGAGCGAAGTCATTGAAATCAAGGCAGCATTCACAACCGGCGATACCGGCGATATTGAAGGCATCGCATGGCCCTTCGGCAAGGCTGACCGCGTCGGCGATGTCATTGAGAAGGGCGCATTTGCTGGCGCCCCAACGTCCCTTCCGATGCTGTGGGCTCACGATCAGAGCCAAGTCATCGGCGTGTGGACTTCAATTATTGAAGGGCAAAAGGGCCTAGAGCTTAAAGGCCACCTGCTGATCAATGACGTTGCCAAGGCGCGTGAAGTTCACGCCATGGTTCGTGCCGGCGCCGCTTCCGGCCTCAGCATCGGCTTTCAAACCAAGTCCGCCACACCCATTCGCGGTGGTGGCCGAACGATTAGGTCCGTCGACCTTCTTGAATGTTCAGTCGTGGCTGTTCCTGCAAATGCAGACGCCCGGATCACCTCTATTAAATCAAATTCTCTTTCAAATCAGGATGTTACCCCTATGGACAACGAAGTAATTGAAGACGAGGCCGAGACCGTTGACCTCGCCGAGACCATCAGCGAACTCAAGGCCAGTCTCGCCGAGACCACGAAGGCATTTGACGCCCTTAAGACCGATCACCAGAAGCTCGCCACCCGCCTCAATCGCCCTGGTGTCATCACGGCCAAGACCGAAGATGCTGCCGAGACCGAGACCAAGGCGTTCCGTGCGTTTGTCGCAGGCGACCAGAAGGCACTTTCAGTCACTGGCGACTCTGGCGGCAAGGGCGGCGTACTCGCCCCGGCAACGTTCCAGGCCACCGTGCAGCGCCTTCTGATCGAGGCATCGCCTTTCCGCCAGTTTGCGTCCGTTATGACCATTGGCGCCCCGTCGATTGAGCTTCCGGTACAGGACTCCGCCGTTCAGGTTTCGTGGGTTGGCGAGAATGAGACGCGACCCGACACGGATGCCGCCTTCTCCACTCTCACCATCGATACGTTCGGCATGGGTGCGCAGGTTTCGATTTCCAACGACCTGATTGCCGACTCGCAGGTTGATATCATGTCGATCATCGCCAGCGATTTCGCCAAACAGGCCGCGAAGGCTGAGGGCCTTGCCTTCCTCGATGGCGACGGCACCAAGAAGCCGACCGGCCTTCTGCGCAATGCGAACGTTGCGGTTCAGGATGCGACCGGCACCACGCTCGCGATTGACGATATTGTGGACCTCACGGTTTCGCTTCCGAACGAGTACGCCCGCTCGTCCAAGCTGTTCATGAACCGCAAGACGCGTGCCGCCCTTCGCAAGCTGGCGCTCGCCGAGGCACCGGATGCGTGGGGTGACTCCCTCGCTGCCGGGACGCCTTCGACCTTCCTTGGCTTCCCGATCATCGAACTGCCCGACCTCGACGACGTTGCGGCTGACGCTACGCCGATCCTGTTCGGCGACCTCGCCCAGACCTTCCGCGTCGTGGATCGTGCCGGCCTTACGCTGTTCAGCGACCCGTACACCAAGGCGGCCAACAACATGACCGTCGTTCACGTCAATCGTCGTGTCGGTGGCGCTGTTATCAACCCTGACGCGATGACGTTCTACACGATGGCCGCTGCATAA
- a CDS encoding gene transfer agent family protein, translating to MKHFFGDGEYEFALTLSLIEEIERQTDLGLPSLARSLLADSWRARDVKTILRLSLVGGGLDPERATSIIEAYMLPTGLTKCALIALVTLSDLMGAVDDDDTEEVPA from the coding sequence ATGAAGCACTTTTTCGGGGACGGCGAGTATGAGTTTGCGCTGACCCTTTCACTTATTGAAGAAATTGAGCGCCAGACCGACCTTGGCCTGCCTAGCTTGGCGCGATCACTGCTGGCTGACTCCTGGCGCGCGAGGGACGTGAAGACCATCCTTCGTCTGTCGCTCGTCGGCGGTGGTCTCGACCCTGAACGCGCCACTTCAATTATTGAAGCCTACATGCTGCCAACGGGCCTCACGAAGTGCGCACTTATTGCGCTCGTGACGCTAAGTGACCTGATGGGCGCCGTTGATGACGACGACACCGAAGAGGTGCCGGCATGA
- a CDS encoding phage portal protein, which produces MFGLDWLFTTSTNTGIAVTPTNAAKCAMVAVCTALLANGCSIPVKLYQRVDGAKEAATDHPAHTLVHRDASDWMSAAAFRTALTRDAIAFGNGFAHITRDGSGRPVELIRLSPGAVAIEIDDVTLEPTYRLSLAHGGTVVEHFSNILHITSGMRADDGVTGLSVISQAKDDIALSLVMAQTVASTFKNNSRPGGIILLQKAMGDDTRAAIKSSWTQALSGENAGGIAVLEHGAKYETIQQPLAENEAEKLLIQTNVAICRHFNVPPHLAYELTRATWSNAAEMNRAFLDYSLAPWHREWVSAYRRALLTPEERDTFLFEFETDEFIKSATLDRWQAYQIARSSGVLTANEIRAIENMPRIDTADADALGNPYTQGNSNDFSEVQE; this is translated from the coding sequence ATGTTCGGCTTGGACTGGTTGTTTACGACCAGCACAAACACCGGCATCGCGGTCACGCCAACCAATGCCGCCAAGTGCGCAATGGTAGCGGTCTGCACTGCCCTCCTGGCCAACGGCTGTTCGATCCCGGTGAAGCTCTACCAGCGCGTAGACGGCGCCAAGGAAGCAGCAACGGACCACCCGGCCCATACCCTCGTTCACCGTGACGCTTCAGACTGGATGAGTGCGGCAGCGTTCCGCACTGCCCTCACGCGGGATGCCATCGCGTTCGGCAACGGTTTCGCGCACATCACCCGCGATGGATCTGGCCGGCCCGTCGAGCTAATCCGCCTGTCACCTGGCGCCGTAGCAATCGAAATCGACGACGTCACCCTTGAACCAACGTATCGGCTTTCGCTGGCCCATGGCGGAACGGTCGTCGAGCATTTTTCCAATATTCTGCACATCACCAGCGGCATGAGGGCCGACGACGGTGTGACTGGGCTTTCGGTGATTTCGCAAGCCAAAGACGACATCGCCCTTTCACTCGTGATGGCCCAAACGGTCGCGAGCACCTTCAAAAATAACTCCAGGCCCGGCGGGATCATTCTGCTTCAGAAGGCCATGGGCGATGACACACGGGCTGCTATCAAATCTAGTTGGACACAGGCCCTTTCCGGCGAGAATGCCGGCGGCATCGCTGTCCTAGAGCACGGCGCGAAGTACGAGACCATTCAGCAGCCGCTCGCCGAGAATGAAGCCGAAAAGCTCCTCATTCAGACGAATGTCGCCATCTGTCGGCACTTCAACGTTCCGCCCCATCTCGCTTACGAACTGACGCGCGCAACGTGGTCCAACGCTGCCGAGATGAACAGGGCCTTCCTCGACTACAGCCTCGCGCCATGGCACCGGGAATGGGTATCCGCCTACCGCCGTGCGCTCCTGACGCCTGAAGAGCGCGACACCTTCCTATTTGAGTTCGAAACTGATGAATTCATTAAGTCCGCCACATTGGACCGTTGGCAGGCTTACCAGATCGCCCGGTCCTCCGGCGTCCTTACGGCCAATGAGATCCGCGCAATTGAGAACATGCCCCGGATCGATACCGCCGACGCCGATGCCCTCGGCAACCCTTACACACAAGGAAATTCAAATGATTTCAGTGAGGTACAGGAATGA
- a CDS encoding helix-turn-helix transcriptional regulator — protein MAKFIPGLTTTSNLLLKCEAANYLRISPSTFRRLEKAGELPEPVKVGPRTLYRRADLDDWLAPDSRTGEDSDSAAILAAVRWS, from the coding sequence ATGGCGAAATTCATTCCGGGACTCACCACAACCTCTAACCTCCTGTTGAAGTGCGAGGCCGCGAACTATCTGCGGATCTCACCGTCAACCTTCCGGCGACTTGAGAAGGCCGGCGAGCTACCAGAACCTGTGAAGGTTGGGCCACGAACGCTTTATCGTCGTGCAGACCTTGACGACTGGCTTGCCCCCGATTCGCGCACTGGCGAAGATAGCGATTCCGCCGCGATCCTTGCGGCGGTTCGCTGGAGCTAG